One part of the Lotus japonicus ecotype B-129 chromosome 2, LjGifu_v1.2 genome encodes these proteins:
- the LOC130740014 gene encoding type 2 DNA topoisomerase 6 subunit B-like isoform X1, with product MEFSSVQKLCLHLISLAYRRCRLSEQICRLSVILTRSSSSLPSLRISISDTGIGSCLEEFQELRFSSTDVADNWDGVLSIKTTSISDTEIYNYQINLKGSGSSRITRLPSDMKNGAIFSGTEVCLSPIISLDLLVAEIHSFVQKMLVLRIPNVAIQLVAEDCDVLGSRYEKVFPANMCNDLSIPAANLERLMSGLEDYVLKHGNNLSDKCNSCFPSWETLKVGSGVVCCTENRLHTELVMEAVIILSNISIQNTTCLREYGDKTEVLYFKDFSPCTMSQSSMKALKGIGWKRYGLHLGGIVEKDGFAILEWENLPSDTHIDIVLHSYHKQTVVPAPRKMSQLDRKLVKGAVKLSLDDLKMKHSGVLLSSRALQIRSYAPDLAKTIAGLISSSTDLDFQGECFSLLGLQSREVGAEIMENCIKERIVSVIEINDRKAHKSNEVAPFLFEDDNVQEVAFQEVHSSPLDL from the exons CTCTCTCCGAATTTCAA TCTCTGATACTGGCATTGGAAGCTGCTTAGAGGAGTTTCAGGAGTTGAGGTTTTCTTCCACAGATGTTGCTGACAATTGGG ATGGGGTGCTTTCTATCAAAACCACCA GCATTAGTGATACAGAGATATATAATTATCAGATAAATCTGAAAGGAAGTGGTTCCTCCAGAATAACAAGACTACCTTCTGACATGAAAAACGGTGCTATATTCAG TGGTACTGAAGTTTGTCTGTCTCCTATTATTAGCCTTGATCTCTTGGTGGCTGAAATTCATAGCTTTGTACAGAAG ATGCTAGTTCTAAGGATTCCT AATGTTGCAATTCAATTAGTAGCAGAAGATTGTGATGTACTTGGATCAAGATATGAAAAGGTTTTTCCTGCAAATATGTGCAACGACTTATCTATCCCAGCAGCAAATCTTGAACGTCTTATGTCAGGCCTCGAAGACTATGTACTTAAGCATGGAAATAATTTAAGTGACAAGTGTAATTCTTGCTTCCCAAGTTG GGAGACGCTCAAAGTTGGGAGCGGGGTAGTCTGCTGTACTGAAAATCGTCTACACACTGAACTGGTGATGGAGGCAGTTATAATATTAAGTAACATATCAATTCAGAACACTACGTGTCTCAGGGAATATGGTGATAAAACAGAG GTTTTGTATTTCAAGGACTTTTCCCCATGCACGATGTCTCAATCATCTATGAAGGCATTGAAGGGCATTGGCTGGAAAAGATACGGTCTGCATTTAGGGGGCATAGTAGAGAAAGATGGCTTTGCAATACTAGAATGGGAAAACTTGCCTTCAGATACTCATATCGATATAGTGCTCCATTCATATCATAAAC AGACCGTGGTACCTGCTCCAAGGAAAATGTCTCAACTTGATAGAAAACTTGTTAAAGGAGCTGTTAAACTTTCACTGGATGACCTGAAGATGAAGCATTCCGGGGTTTTGTTAAGTTCTCGTGCCCTTCAG ATTCGCAGTTATGCCCCTGATCTCGCAAAAACAATTGCTGGGTTAATCTCGTCTTCCACTGACTTAGatttccagggtgaatgctttTCTCTTCTGGGATTACAGTCCCGAGAAGTTGGAGCTGAAATTATGGAAAACTGCATCAAGGAAAGGATTGTTTCAGTTATAGAGATAAACGACAGGAAGGCCCACAAATCTAATGAAGTTGCACCTTTCCTTTTTGAGGATGACAATGTCCAGGAAGTGGCGTTTCAAGAAGTCCATTCCAGCCCCTTGGACTTGTAA
- the LOC130740014 gene encoding type 2 DNA topoisomerase 6 subunit B-like isoform X2, producing MEFSSVQKLCLHLISLAYRRCRLSEQICRLSVILTRSSSSLPSLRISISDTGIGSCLEEFQELRFSSTDVADNWDGVLSIKTTSISDTEIYNYQINLKGSGSSRITRLPSDMKNGAIFSGTEVCLSPIISLDLLVAEIHSFVQKNVAIQLVAEDCDVLGSRYEKVFPANMCNDLSIPAANLERLMSGLEDYVLKHGNNLSDKCNSCFPSWETLKVGSGVVCCTENRLHTELVMEAVIILSNISIQNTTCLREYGDKTEVLYFKDFSPCTMSQSSMKALKGIGWKRYGLHLGGIVEKDGFAILEWENLPSDTHIDIVLHSYHKQTVVPAPRKMSQLDRKLVKGAVKLSLDDLKMKHSGVLLSSRALQIRSYAPDLAKTIAGLISSSTDLDFQGECFSLLGLQSREVGAEIMENCIKERIVSVIEINDRKAHKSNEVAPFLFEDDNVQEVAFQEVHSSPLDL from the exons CTCTCTCCGAATTTCAA TCTCTGATACTGGCATTGGAAGCTGCTTAGAGGAGTTTCAGGAGTTGAGGTTTTCTTCCACAGATGTTGCTGACAATTGGG ATGGGGTGCTTTCTATCAAAACCACCA GCATTAGTGATACAGAGATATATAATTATCAGATAAATCTGAAAGGAAGTGGTTCCTCCAGAATAACAAGACTACCTTCTGACATGAAAAACGGTGCTATATTCAG TGGTACTGAAGTTTGTCTGTCTCCTATTATTAGCCTTGATCTCTTGGTGGCTGAAATTCATAGCTTTGTACAGAAG AATGTTGCAATTCAATTAGTAGCAGAAGATTGTGATGTACTTGGATCAAGATATGAAAAGGTTTTTCCTGCAAATATGTGCAACGACTTATCTATCCCAGCAGCAAATCTTGAACGTCTTATGTCAGGCCTCGAAGACTATGTACTTAAGCATGGAAATAATTTAAGTGACAAGTGTAATTCTTGCTTCCCAAGTTG GGAGACGCTCAAAGTTGGGAGCGGGGTAGTCTGCTGTACTGAAAATCGTCTACACACTGAACTGGTGATGGAGGCAGTTATAATATTAAGTAACATATCAATTCAGAACACTACGTGTCTCAGGGAATATGGTGATAAAACAGAG GTTTTGTATTTCAAGGACTTTTCCCCATGCACGATGTCTCAATCATCTATGAAGGCATTGAAGGGCATTGGCTGGAAAAGATACGGTCTGCATTTAGGGGGCATAGTAGAGAAAGATGGCTTTGCAATACTAGAATGGGAAAACTTGCCTTCAGATACTCATATCGATATAGTGCTCCATTCATATCATAAAC AGACCGTGGTACCTGCTCCAAGGAAAATGTCTCAACTTGATAGAAAACTTGTTAAAGGAGCTGTTAAACTTTCACTGGATGACCTGAAGATGAAGCATTCCGGGGTTTTGTTAAGTTCTCGTGCCCTTCAG ATTCGCAGTTATGCCCCTGATCTCGCAAAAACAATTGCTGGGTTAATCTCGTCTTCCACTGACTTAGatttccagggtgaatgctttTCTCTTCTGGGATTACAGTCCCGAGAAGTTGGAGCTGAAATTATGGAAAACTGCATCAAGGAAAGGATTGTTTCAGTTATAGAGATAAACGACAGGAAGGCCCACAAATCTAATGAAGTTGCACCTTTCCTTTTTGAGGATGACAATGTCCAGGAAGTGGCGTTTCAAGAAGTCCATTCCAGCCCCTTGGACTTGTAA